The following proteins come from a genomic window of Archocentrus centrarchus isolate MPI-CPG fArcCen1 chromosome 3, fArcCen1, whole genome shotgun sequence:
- the nr1h3 gene encoding oxysterols receptor LXR-alpha — MSTLSVTDIPDVGHDESKVFDEASELQLDCMVEESSGSTTMKHDGLLSLAALSHTDDFPGPPHNGPSLAEMSSPLPVEPNDIKLDPAASDTSSSTDGQPVKRKKGPAPKMLGNEVCSVCGDKASGFHYNVLSCEGCKGFFRRSIIKSAQYSCKNNGRCEMDMYMRRKCQQCRLRKCREAGMLEQCVLSEEQIRLKKLKKQQEEETARTSTVVTPTPPQEAAALDPQQQEMIQKLVAMQKQCNKRSFLDRPKVTPWPQSQDLQNREVRQQRFAHFTELAIMSVQEIVDFAKQLPGFLELTREDQIALLKTSTIEIMLLETSRRYNPAIESITFLKDFSYNKEDFAKAGLQFEFINPIFEFSKGMNDLHLDEAEYALLIAINIFSADRPNVQDHDLVERLQQPYVDALRSYIMIKRPNDHLMFPRMLMKLVSLRTLSSVHSEQVFALRLQDKKLPPLLSEIWDVNE, encoded by the exons ATGTCCACGCTGTCTGTGACTGATATCCCAGATGTTGGTCATG ATGAGAGTAAGGTGTTCGATGAGgcctctgagctgcagctggaCTGCATGGTTGAGGAAAGCAGTGGAAGTACCACAATGAAGCATGATGGCCTGCTGTCACTGGCTgccctctcacacacagatgATTTCCCCGGCCCCCCTCATAACGGCCCCTCACTGGCTGAGATGAGCAGCCCTCTGCCAGTAGAACCAAATGACATTAAACTGGATCCAGCTGCGAGTGACACATCTTCAAGCACAG ATGGTCAGCCAGTGAAAAGAAAGAAGGGGCCTGCTCCAAAGATGCTGGGCAATGAGGTATGCAGTGTCTGTGGTGACAAGGCCTCtggtttccattacaatgtgttGAGCTGTGAGGGCTGCAAGGGCTTTTTTCGGCGCAGCATCATTAAAAGTGCCCAGTATTCCTGCAAGAACAACGGGCGCTGTGAAATGGACATGTACATGCGCCGCAAGTGCCAGCAGTGCCGCCTGCGCAAGTGTCGGGAGGCAGGGATGCTGGAGCAGT GTGTACTCTCCGAGGAGCAGATCAGACTGAAAAAGctgaagaagcagcaggaggaggaaacagCCCGCACGTCCACAGTGGTCACACCCACCCCTCCACAGGAAGCAGCTGCACTGGATCCGCAGCAGCAGGAGATGATTCAGAAGCTGGTGGCCATGCAGAAGCAATGCAACAAGAGGTCTTTCCTTGATCGACCAAAAGTGACG CCATGGCCACAGAGTCAGGATTTGCAGAATCGAGAAGTGCGTCAGCAGCGCTTCGCTCACTTCACTGAGCTGGCAATCATGTCAGTCCAAGAGATTGTGGATTTTGCTAAGCAGCTTCCTGGTTTTCTTGAGCTCACAAGAGAAGACCAGATTGCTCTACTGAAGACATCTACCATTGAG ATTATGCTGCTCGAGACATCTCGGCGATATAACCCAGCCATCGAAAGCATTACATTTCTGAAAGACTTCAGCTATAATAAGGAGGATTTCGCCAAAGCAG GGCTTCAGTTTGAGTTCATCAACCCCATCTTTGAGTTTTCAAAAGGAATGAATGACCTGCATCTGGACGAGGCCGAATATGCTCTGCTCATTGCTATCAACATCTTTTCTGCAG ATCGGCCGAATGTGCAGGATCACGATCTGGTGGAGAGGCTGCAACAACCTTATGTGGATGCACTGCGCTCTTATATCATGATTAAGAGACCAAAT GATCACTTGATGTTCCCCCGCATGCTAATGAAGCTGGTAAGCCTTCGTACACTAAGCAGCGTCCACTCGGAGCAGGTTTTTGCCCTTCGCCTCCAGGACAAGAAGCTTCCCCCGCTGTTATCTGAAATCTGGGACGTCAATGAATGA